From Triticum aestivum cultivar Chinese Spring chromosome 7B, IWGSC CS RefSeq v2.1, whole genome shotgun sequence:
CAAGTGAGTTAAGCACAGTTCTCAAGCTACAACAGAGGAGCGGCAAAATCAATTGACTTGATTACAAAAAATTCATTAGCATTCATGCATATATTTTCCCATGGCCGGGTCTGATTACCTTGAGGCCTCCGTCTTGGGTGCCAAACCTGAGGTTTTCTGACAAAAGAATGTGTTCTCCCTGCACCAAGAATTACAGTCGACAGTCAAAAAGAAAAATGAGTTACAGTGGATCCTACTTTGCCAAAGCTTCAAGCCTACCCTGAAGCAAAAGTAACAGGACCAGCATCTGAAGCCACGTTTTAATGCCCGATCTGATCTGAAGCGCCTCCCAGAAGGAAATGTAGATAGAAGAGGTGGTAGTGGTGCTGTCACTTTTACTCTCAGATCCGGCCGGAACCTGCAACGCAACAAAGATCAGTAACAACATGGCACCGGAGCAGAGTCCAGAGGTCAGAGGAGGACGGAGGCTCCTAAATGCGCAGCATGCGTGCCGCGTGCCTAGTACTATCTGCTTAGCATACTGCTCCAGTACGGTACATAGGTAGCCTGGGCCATCATCACATTTGAAATCTCAAAACAGGCTAGACTTTATTTCGTGCCGCGCATTTACAACCTGATAACAGGGTATCCTAAAAGTAGCAGCACACCACACCACACATTTACAGTAGAGAGGGAAAAAGACGACGATAGATCAGTGATCAGTGTCACCGGACCAGACTGAACTGAAGTGGTTGCTGCCAAATTCATGCAACCATTGATTAACTAGTAGTACTAACTGGCTAACTGCATAGAGCAGAAACTTAGCTTGCGACGAACTGTCAGGTTCCTGAGCAAGGAACATACCAACCGATCCATGGAGCTGGAGCTGACAAGGAAAATGGCAGCTTAGCTAGCAAGAAAGAAGTTAATGCAGCGGCAACGTTCACTCGTTACTCATTACTGGCTGGCGCCGAGCTGCTGCAGCACCGCAGCCATGGCGGGGCGCTGGCCAGGCGCTTCGCTGGTGCACAGCAGCGCGATCCCGGCCAGTTTCGCCGCCTCGGGCCTCGAGAACCTGGCCCCGAGGTGGTGGTCCACGAGGTCGTCGAGCTTGGCGGCACCGCCGGGCTCCGCGCCGTCCACGGTGCAGCGGAGGAGGTGCTGCGAAACCGCCTTCTTCCCAGTGAGCACCTGGAACACGACCACCCCGAAGGCGTACACGTCGCTCTTGTCTGTGAACCGGCCGGTGGTCGTGTACTCCGGCGCCAGGTACCCCATGGCGGCGCTGCCCTTGAGTGTGGAGAAGACCACGTCGTTGGCCAGCAGCTTGTGCACGCCGGAGCCGGAGAGGCGGGGCACCAACAGGTGGTCCAGGAGCACCTTGTCTGCCGAGATGTTCTGGTGGACAAGAGGGGGCTTGCTCGGTTTGCTGCTGTGCAGGTAGTCGATTCCTGAAATAATTCAGAATTTCAGCATGTGCAGAGTAGAACAAATCACTAGGTTATATAAACATTTAAATGGCTCATCATTGTGCATCGAACTCAAATTATCTAGCAAATTTAGTTTGTTCACTTTCAAGAAATGTAGCTTAAGTATTACTAGCAACAACACCAAAAAAGTTGGCTCCAGAATCTTAGGTGTCTATTTCATGTTTCAACAGATAGAAATGGTGGTATATTATACCTTTGGCAATGCCTTTGATGATGGAGACCCGAGTTGGCCAGTCGAGGATCCTGGTCTCGGCGTCTCCGTCCTTGATATCCAAATACCGGGAAAGGCTACCGTTCGCCATGAACTCATAGACGAGGAAGCACTCCCCTCTAGCCCGGGAGCGGCAGAAACCCCTTAAGCCAACAAGGTTCTCATGCCGCAGCGACGTAAGCACGCGGAGCCCTTTCAAGAAGTCAGCCTCCTCCAACTTGCAGCTGCTCTTGTTGATGCTCTTGACAGCGACGACCGAGCCATCCCGCATTATCCCTCTATGTGTCGCCGCAAAGGTGCTCTTGCCAAGCACATTGATGTCCGAGAAGTACTGCGTCGCGCACTCCACCTCTTCGAGATTGAACCTCACACTCGGGGAGCCCTCCAGCGACAGCCTTGCTCCGTGCTGCGATCCCTCCGACGAAGTGTCCCAGCCACTGGAATACTCAACATTGATAAGTGAGGAGGCACTCTTCTGATATGTTTCCTTTGATTGCTCCAAACTAGGCCTGCCTTCCAAGCTCTCCACAGAGCAACCAACCTTCTGCTTCTGCCGGCGGTGCCACGAGAAGACAGATAGACCACAAGCCGCCACACCAGCTATAATTATGATTGTTCCGGCAAGAACAGCTCCCGAAGAGAGTGTCGATGACCTCGAGCATGCGCCGTTGTCGCAATTTCTGTTTTGACTTGTATTTTGTGGACTTTGCTGTGGTTTGATGGAGGTTGATTCGGGTTTATGCGGCATTTGATCATCGACGTTCTCATCGTTAGGACAGGCTTTCAGAATATCAAAATGAGACCCGCAGAGCTCTAAATTGTTGTCAAACTTAAACCCGTGACCCAATTTCTTCAGACCTACAGAATATCAGTGGAGACAAGACATTTCAGATGGCAACAGAGGCAGTGACATTGTAAACATGAACACCATCGTTGAAGACTACCTACCAGAAGGAACACTTCCTGAAAGTGTATTGTTTCGGAGGTCCAATGCTGCAAGCTGTGGGATACCGGCAAGCTTGGAAGGGATGGAGCCAAACAGGTGATTGGAGCTCAAGTCCAGACGTGTCAGCTCCGGCAAGTCCCCTAGAGACGCCGGTATCGCCCCGGTGAGTTGGTTGGACTGAACGGCAAGAACAGTGAGCTTCTTGAGCTCACCCAGCTGAGTCGGGATGCTCCCTGACAGCTGGTTGTAGCCCAGCTGCAGCACTGCAGGAATGAAGAACACAAACTTCTCAGTCATTTACCATTAGAGAAGAACAATCGATTACCATTGTAGCCATTATACTGTTGCAAATTGATTAGTATTCCAACTTTTTGGTACGGCTAATTAATCAAATCCTGGAAGTGGACATATAATTAATTATAATGGCCACTGTGAGCTGTAGGAACAGTCCATGTACAGGGAATAAATGTGGATCGCATTTCAGAGGTTGAATGCACACATCAAGTAGCCGTGCAAGCGAGTCCGCATAGGACAAGATGTAATCAGAAGAATTCAAAGTTTTGGTCCATGCAGGTAATCGGCAGCAGACAAGAAAATGGGAGGACGAGCCACCAGTACAAACAAACCAAAATGTACTTGCCAAATTCAAATTCTGAGTACTAGATGTGTACCGAATGTCATAAAATTCAGGATCAGAAATACACGTACCCAGAAGTATCAAAACTGATTTGCCAAATTACAAATATAATACCACTTTCAAAACTGAAGAACTCGCTCAGTAGTCAGCATACAGTAGTAAGTACAGTACCTTGGAGGCGATGGAGGCGGCCGAGCTCGACGGGGATGCCCCCGGACAGGTTGTTGACGCCGAGGTAGAGCTCCGCGAGGTCGGGGAGGTCGCCGAGCTCGCGAGGGATCGCCCCGCCCAGGTCGTTGTAGTGGAGGTACAGCCCGGTGAGTCCCGGGAGCATCACCACCGCGGGCGAGACGCTCCCGGAGAGCCGCCTCCCCTGCAGGGAGACGACGGAGACCCTCCCGCTAGCGTCGCAGGAGACGCCCTCGAAGTAGTCCCCGCGGCCGCACGGGTCCCCGCCGCGCGACCAcgacgccagcgccggcgcgcgcCCCGACGGGTCCAGCGCCGCCTTGATCTCCATCAGCGCGTCCGTCTCGGCATTGCCGgaattggaggaggaggaggtcgaggcgacGGACGCGATGAGGAGCAGGATGAGCGGGGCGTTCTTGGACGCCATGGGGAACGGGGAGAGACGCAGAGGCAGAGAGAGAACAGCAGAGTAGCTTCGGGTGTGCGGAGGAGTTGGAATTTCGGGGCTTATAGGGGGGTTTGCGATAAAAAGGACGATGTGGGGGTGGTGGGGTCAGTCAGTCAAAAGGCGTTTGGATGGACTGTAACAAGGTGGAAAGCGGAGGGAGTTTACGGGGATTTGGGACCCGCGTTCGATTACACGTCCACGTGTGGGATGGATCGGATACCATATCTGTGTCAAGTGAGTCGGTACGACACCCTGAAGATGGACAAATACAGTAGTACTACCGTACTTCAAGTTGCGTCACTTTTGTGAACCAActtgtgattggatggttagagggactgtgataTTCACAGCCCACCAGAGTTcaaattctggtgctcgcatttatttctggatttatttcaggatttccggcgacgcacattcagtgggaggagacgtttccgtcgacgacgaggcgcctacagtgacttcgtaaatctcaagatgatatgccggctcagtctttcggaggtactcatagggatagggtgtgcgtgtgtgcattcataggggtgagtgtatgcgcgtgtatatgagcgcttgtttttgtactgatgttcaaaaaaaagttGCGTCACTTTTTTAACAGGTTTATATACTACTcgctccgttccataatgtaagacgttttttcacaCTAGTGTAGGACGTTTTTTAACGTCCTAAAACGTCCTAcgttatgggatggagggagtagatataTTAGCATGTTTTTTATTAATCTAATTCATGAGTAAACAGTAAACATGACATTCAAATTATGCAACTCATATACCGATATCTAAACACGTGAGCTCGTATATAGCATAGGACCGAAACATTTATGAAGACAACATATGAACGAGCAAGTAGGGGATGAACAAGTCATACCCTTCGATGGGCCACACAAAGGTCGCAGCGGCAGCATCAACCTCGGCTTcgtctgtggccttcttcttgacaaagGCGACAGCCATGGCGTTGGTGCAGGGGAAGTAATCAAAGCAGAGAATGAAgacggggacggatcgggagcagtcacGCCTAAAAACACTATCATCCTTCTCTCAAAGCAGGATCTTCAAGGACAGGGTTCCAGAGAACTGCTCTCCCGTCTAACTGTGCACGTGAGCAACAGGATGTGATCGTTTGAAGCAACATGGAGCTTGGAATAGTAGATGACGGCTAAGGTTATGCAAAGATGCAATGGTTGTGTTGGCTGCACTGGCCAACGCCTCCAATATATATATGCCGGGTAGGTAGTTAGAACATacgctacaaaaaaaagacacacccgtgacattttaggccgaacgaaaaaaaaatctgtcatacatatgacacttctatgacgataattgtgacaaaatccggtatcatcatagatgtggtgggctctgacttctatgacaaaaaatcatgacagaaaatgggcttttcgtcctgggcgggccggggacgcagctgcatgacattctttgggtcgtccatgatggaaaaaactgtggtagaagcaagagcgaggaaaatttcggggagttcccggttacggtgggtggtcgggggccgagcgatgcgcgtttctctcgtacacgtacgcgcgtgtgtgcgaggcgttggctctaactgaacccgagcgaggcgttgggctctaactgaacccgagcgattgcactgcacgctacgcgttactaaacccgagcgatcgatcgatggctgttaactaaacccgatcgagcgattccttcgctactgctgctaactgaagccgatcgattggatgaacagtgaacgttgcggggggaggggggtcggatgaacagtgagcggtggcgttgcctctggatgaacaggacccccgtggtgtgtggatgaacagtagacggtggaggggtgcccgtggaggggtggttgaacaggaccctgtggtgtgaagggttggatgaacagtaaacggtggaggggtgcccgtggaggggtggttgaacaggaccccgtggtgtggagggctggatgaacagtagactatgggggggtgcccatggaggggtggttgaacagtagccgatggagtagcgcgcgatggaggctggatgaacaggagcccgtggatgaacagtcgcaggtggaggctcgaggaggtcgatggtggatgaacagtagcccgtggaggctggaggaggtcgacggtggagatgaatagcatcctgtggagtcccgttttgcggtacgccacacccctcccgatgaacaggacccccgtttcgaccgtagcgctccaacacaagtccgtttcgtccattttgcggtacgccacacccctcccgatcaataggaccccgttttcgaccgtaggaggtctgtttcctccgttttgcggtacgccagacccctcccgatgaacaggatcccatttcggacgtgggcggtcgaacacaaggtcgtttcctccgttctatggtacaccaggcctcatttccatcacctgttccgtccaagccctcccgatgaacacgaccacgcatttcgttccgacctagccggttggctctccatgaacatgatgacgacgttgtttctccgttccgacccagtcaatgtacacgagccctggccgtacatatatatctgcgagtaggcgttcgagaccccgcccgtatgtacaatTACATGGCCGTATATTCTTTCTTGTGcattggccgctgtacgtacgtgtacatgctacatgcgcgcctgtactacgacacgagcgcgcctctacatccaccagtatgtacgtatacgttcgcgaccagaatgacaacgctatgtatgcttcaaccaggtgggtcccgactgtcaggcacttccttgcgtgcgaagatgtaactggtgggtcccagcagtcaggggggcgaatcgtttttttttttgcccggacgcacttccttgcgtgcgaaggtgtagctggtgggtcccagcagtcagggaggaaactttttttcgcgaaatacggtggcccgtccggtgggtccctgctgtcaggtggaggaataattattttgcgcgtaataaggaggcacttccttgcggccgccatggacccaactgtcagcctctccacgtacagtccacgtccgatgaaagccgttccttgaccatgttgaccacgccgcgccgagagcactaggacggtggacgacgacgaggtctaggaaggggacgacgcggagcccgggaagacgcgacagtggatgcccacgcgtagaggagcacgagggttcactggttcgctgcggtatgaggttgtcgtcgccgcagaataacagttaacaaggggtgtgggtgagtagagggatggcctggccagcggtgggagtagtagggggccgtgaggcctccgccgcatcgcagccggccacggaaggcaggagcacgaggcacgaccggcactggtttgggcggctggagcaagaagaccagaggttgaagaagcactacggccgttggatggacatcgtatggtcactggagctagaattgtgcatattgactaagttgacaaagccctccgtccccgtcaacttagtaggcccacaagtcagcctaccactatactgggtcccagctaacagggggagtactcatttttttgtgagtaataaggaggcacttccttgcgtgcgaagatatagctggtgggtccaagctgtcagcggtgataacgtttttctcgcgaaatacagaggccctttcggtgggtccctgatgtcaggtggaggaatcattattttgcgcgtaataaggaggcatttccttgcgttcgaccgtggacccagttgtcggcctctccacgtacagtccactttagatgcatgtcggtcgttgaccacattgaccaggccgcgccgagagcaccagggcggtggacaacggcgaggcctaggaagggaacgacacagaggcagggaagactcggcagttgtttcccacgcggaggggagtacgactgtacgagggtttagtggttcgtctgccatcgccggagaatgatagcaggtgtgggtgagtagagggatggctaggccagcgatgggagtacggtggggtggtgaggcctgcgcggcagcacagccggccgcggggaggagggagcaggcagtcccgctggcgcttgtttgagcggctggagcaggaagagcacaaattgaagaagcacgacggccgttggatggacatccaacagtcactgcttgtgcgtcaaccttttttttaggaaagcctcaaatccgtggaaaacagcatacaacccatctgccattatttctaataatttacagcccatttgctaattcttaagattttttggagcccatattttttttttagcattatagcccatattgtggccacggttaaaaaattatatgaaattttgcatatttcgatgcggtccgaactgtttttaatcccgaaatttcgactcacattcaaactgattttaaaaataaatgcatatcaatataaaatccaataaactCTCCAcgtataaaaattaatgtaatttaaaatctcgaaatgaaaaaaatatatttgaaactaattgctggtttgatgtgttttaaaaatgtacatcccatttctcattactgatgggccattttctcggccaggcgaatgaaagctctcctcatcttgaaaggtTTACAGCCgaacatgcctgacaaagcgacttacttggcaagcCACAAAAAAACTgagttgtggccgtggacccagctgtcaatcttattttgcatatttcggtggagtccgaactgttgtaatcccgaaatgataaacatttttttaagaacttattgatttgccaaaaaaatcgttttgtttttgtaagcaaataagatatgggacaattgagttggtttaagggaaaatcagtggtaaaaaaatcagcgctgggtgggaaaaaacaacaaaaataaggatgtaaatatgaaaagagaattttatgtgttttcaatataatgatacgtgtatatgaactagtaaaaccaTAGGTAGAGACTaaaaaacggatgtaggacatgcgtttcaataggaaaattgaactgggttgtgtgtttgattcagtaaagaaaactgcctgcggatgttgtatgacaaaatataactaatgctggcgggccagaggccagtagatacctgctggatctttctGCCCCGTTATCGTCATGGGCTGGGCTtggtaaaaacaaaaccaaccctgagcagtctacagcccagttgaaacttgctcgacctgaaaaaacaatatacgtgctcaataaacgagagaattctgcaagtacagactgataactgggatgcagcaccgatattgtttttttatcgtgataataagtgcatgcacttgtttcaaaaaaattggagaactgggaattcgaacagcaggtgcttatgctacccatcaaataaaaatcaggtgcctgaaaattcgtttcgaaacaaatgattcagctttatatccacgtcgaccctcggcatgatggttggaagcaaatgcaagtttacaccaaaagatcgttaacaacaataccaacttgcggacgacaaggtagtacaactaccaataccaaactactccctccgtcccataatataagaacgtttttaacattacactagtgttaaaaacgttcttatattatgggacggagggagtaacttataatctttttactcctggccctagtgttcgtctggtagaaaatcttgcagaagaccagctcccgctccttctcttgctccaggtccccgaggtggtactggtgcatcacccagttggtcctctgctggtcgaagttcttgttggtgtgcagcaccagaaccttttttgctgcacGTCTGCCGGTCGTTAActatcaccggcaaggtattgccggtcttgtgccacatcgcgtgcatgccgcactccgactatatcttgcgacgcctccatgtgccccttttgaacgctctggaattgcgctggaagaaatgcttccttaggccactcagtgtgatacctgcagtattgtggaatacaggttttagtgtacatagttggcattttcataacatctttggcatgttgcagtcacttgtttcactttttattaactgtcaaattgtaattgcttcacca
This genomic window contains:
- the LOC123161125 gene encoding LRR receptor kinase BAK1; this translates as MASKNAPLILLLIASVASTSSSSNSGNAETDALMEIKAALDPSGRAPALASWSRGGDPCGRGDYFEGVSCDASGRVSVVSLQGRRLSGSVSPAVVMLPGLTGLYLHYNDLGGAIPRELGDLPDLAELYLGVNNLSGGIPVELGRLHRLQVLQLGYNQLSGSIPTQLGELKKLTVLAVQSNQLTGAIPASLGDLPELTRLDLSSNHLFGSIPSKLAGIPQLAALDLRNNTLSGSVPSGLKKLGHGFKFDNNLELCGSHFDILKACPNDENVDDQMPHKPESTSIKPQQSPQNTSQNRNCDNGACSRSSTLSSGAVLAGTIIIIAGVAACGLSVFSWHRRQKQKVGCSVESLEGRPSLEQSKETYQKSASSLINVEYSSGWDTSSEGSQHGARLSLEGSPSVRFNLEEVECATQYFSDINVLGKSTFAATHRGIMRDGSVVAVKSINKSSCKLEEADFLKGLRVLTSLRHENLVGLRGFCRSRARGECFLVYEFMANGSLSRYLDIKDGDAETRILDWPTRVSIIKGIAKGIDYLHSSKPSKPPLVHQNISADKVLLDHLLVPRLSGSGVHKLLANDVVFSTLKGSAAMGYLAPEYTTTGRFTDKSDVYAFGVVVFQVLTGKKAVSQHLLRCTVDGAEPGGAAKLDDLVDHHLGARFSRPEAAKLAGIALLCTSEAPGQRPAMAAVLQQLGASQ